The genomic DNA AGCATCGGTGAGCAAGCTTCCCGCCTGCAGTGCCATGGCTTTGCCCTGATTCTGTGCCAAATGCACTACACGCAATTTTTCATACCGGTCTGCCAGACGGTTTAACACGGCTGCGGTGTTATCGGAACTGCCATCATTGATCGCAATGACCTCAAAATTTGGATAATCCAGCGCAAGTGCATGACCCAATGTTTCTTCGGCATTATCACCTTCGTTAAAACAAGGTACCAGTACAGCCACCTTAGGATAATCAGGTAATGCCTCAGGCTGCTGATACGGCGGATCCTGTCGTTCTTTCCAGTAGAAAATCAGTGCACCGATCATCCATAAATACGACATAAATAATGGATAATAAAAAACAAAGTGCAATGCAGAATGCCAAAAATGCTGCAGCGTTGACATATGGAATTCCTTTAAGGAATAAGTTTGCTGGATTTCATATCAAAGGCTTTGCGTAACACGCCTGTATCAGGATAGTCCTGAATCGGATCATCCGGATAATACGCTTCATGCATCACCCCTTGGGTATATAAAGACTCAATGGTTCTGGCTATTTCATCGGAAGGAACACGTTGATTGGTTCGCCAGTTCACTGACTGCAATTCAAACACCGTTTTCTTTATGCCATTGGGATATTGCTTCACGCGATTAACAATGTCCCGATAAAAAGCATCGCTATCTGCGGCCTGCTCCATATAGGGCATTGCCATGATTGCAGTGAAGTCATAACGGTTGATCGACTGTTCCAGAGACTGTGAATACCAGTTTTCAGCATAAGGCCGCAGGGCAACCTGAGCATATAAATTGCGTGCAGTCAGCAAGAATGGATGATACTGACGGACTTCTTGCGCCAGTTGCATGGCAAAGTCATCAATGTATCTGGTTTTAAAGCCGGTCCATTTTTCCAGCTCGGCATCGTTATTACGGATTTTGGCCAGATCGGTCGGTAAGCCTATCGCAGCATAGGCTTTTAAAGCATCAGGGCTGGCATCTTCATAGTCCGATAAAGTGGTGTCATCGTGGAATAAAATGCCGTTAAATGGCACTGATTTGGCCAGATCCTGATAAATACCGGCAATGGTTTTACGCGCATCGGCAGAAAAAGGACTTAAACGATGATAGCCCATATTCAGATGGTTGGAATCATCAGCTTGCTGGGTCACTACCACATCTTTGGACACCGGGTTATCTTTTGGTAATTCCCAGGCCAGTAATGGCATCCAGGCATAGACCCGGCTGACTTGGGTACGGGTTTGAATTTGCCAGGCAGCACGGTTAAACAGGTCGGCACGCATGGGCAAATAATGGTTCGGGAAATACACCATATCCGCAGAACCATTGGCATCCGGATCAGAAAAGGCTTGTAAATACACGGTATTGACTT from Acinetobacter sp. CS-2 includes the following:
- the pgaB gene encoding poly-beta-1,6-N-acetyl-D-glucosamine N-deacetylase PgaB, with the protein product MPHLAWSKTLPSSNPTLTVIGYHEITDRQSALIPDYSVTTRQFQQHISWLKNNGFHFINVDQLIKAHEGKYRLPSKPVLLTVDDGYASFYKSAYPVTKANKIPVVLAVVGSWLEPKAGQSVDFSGEKIQRSQMLSWAELKEMQDSGLVEIASHSYNLHRGILGNPQGNMEPAAVTRLYDPKSASYETERHYQQRITGDLKQNNQLLTAHGLKSPRVMVWPYGHYNMQTVKIAKQLGMPVAISLDDGADSAKDSLGQLNRILIEGNMTTADLAQEIQNRQQHLGDNNRPQKIMHIDLDYIYDKDPIQQERNLDHLLDRIVAMKVNTVYLQAFSDPDANGSADMVYFPNHYLPMRADLFNRAAWQIQTRTQVSRVYAWMPLLAWELPKDNPVSKDVVVTQQADDSNHLNMGYHRLSPFSADARKTIAGIYQDLAKSVPFNGILFHDDTTLSDYEDASPDALKAYAAIGLPTDLAKIRNNDAELEKWTGFKTRYIDDFAMQLAQEVRQYHPFLLTARNLYAQVALRPYAENWYSQSLEQSINRYDFTAIMAMPYMEQAADSDAFYRDIVNRVKQYPNGIKKTVFELQSVNWRTNQRVPSDEIARTIESLYTQGVMHEAYYPDDPIQDYPDTGVLRKAFDMKSSKLIP